Proteins encoded together in one Salarchaeum sp. JOR-1 window:
- a CDS encoding DsbA family protein: MSDIVPEDTLAVYSDFVCPFCYLGRASLQAYLDRSDDPPAVDWRFFDLRGYKRGPDGDIDDSVEDGKDEDYFANVKDNVERLKEEYGADEMLGLDDVPDVDSWDAQQAALYVKQSYDDETFQEFYNALFDTHWVDGRPIDDPDVLADVAASVGVDGDEIRDAITDETLEAELEDRFEDATDVGITGIPTFVYGEHAARGSVPPEQLERLVSGR, from the coding sequence ATGAGCGACATCGTTCCCGAGGACACCCTCGCGGTGTACTCCGACTTCGTCTGCCCGTTCTGCTACCTCGGCCGCGCGAGCCTCCAGGCGTACCTCGACCGATCCGACGACCCGCCCGCGGTCGACTGGCGCTTCTTCGATCTCCGCGGGTACAAGCGCGGGCCCGACGGCGACATCGACGACAGCGTCGAGGACGGGAAGGACGAGGACTACTTCGCGAACGTGAAGGACAACGTCGAACGCCTCAAAGAGGAGTACGGCGCCGACGAGATGCTCGGCCTCGACGACGTCCCGGACGTGGACTCCTGGGACGCCCAGCAGGCCGCGCTCTACGTGAAGCAATCGTACGACGACGAGACCTTCCAGGAGTTCTACAACGCGCTCTTCGACACGCACTGGGTGGACGGCCGCCCCATCGACGACCCCGACGTGCTCGCTGACGTGGCGGCGTCCGTCGGCGTGGACGGCGACGAAATCCGGGACGCCATCACCGACGAAACGCTCGAAGCCGAACTCGAAGACCGGTTCGAGGACGCGACCGACGTCGGCATCACCGGCATCCCCACGTTCGTCTACGGCGAGCACGCCGCCCGCGGCTCCGTCCCCCCCGAGCAGCTCGAGCGCCTCGTCAGCGGCCGCTAG
- a CDS encoding co-chaperone YbbN — MSLTEKPRQLDTRDDLDALTESDDVVLVDFYTKGCTLCQSIEPIVGNVARATTATVAMCNPQTDLDLVDEYDIRSVPTLLLFENGEVVGRLAEGFQGTQAVVEFVTENSSAERVE; from the coding sequence ATGAGTCTCACCGAGAAACCTCGCCAACTGGACACACGCGACGACCTCGACGCCCTCACCGAGTCCGACGATGTGGTGCTCGTGGACTTCTACACGAAGGGCTGTACGCTCTGTCAGTCCATCGAGCCAATCGTCGGGAACGTCGCGCGCGCCACCACCGCGACCGTCGCGATGTGCAACCCCCAGACCGACCTCGACCTCGTCGACGAGTACGATATTCGGAGCGTCCCGACGCTCCTCCTCTTCGAAAACGGTGAGGTAGTCGGGCGGTTGGCCGAGGGGTTTCAGGGGACCCAAGCGGTCGTGGAGTTCGTCACCGAGAACAGTTCCGCGGAGCGCGTCGAGTAA
- a CDS encoding cold-shock protein: MANGTVEFFNDTGGYGFISTDDGDLDDDEDVFFHMEDVGGEDLTEGTDVEFDIESSPKGPRAANVVRQ, encoded by the coding sequence ATGGCAAACGGTACCGTTGAATTCTTCAACGACACAGGCGGCTACGGTTTCATCTCGACTGACGACGGCGACCTCGACGACGACGAAGACGTGTTCTTCCACATGGAAGACGTCGGCGGCGAAGACCTCACGGAAGGGACGGATGTCGAATTCGACATCGAGTCCTCCCCCAAGGGCCCGCGCGCGGCGAACGTCGTTCGGCAGTAA
- a CDS encoding NAD+ synthase, with the protein MDYARVEARIHEFLRERLDAADADGYVLGVSGGLDSALGARVAADAVGPENVLGLVLPGAPSSEANMRDARELCESRSIPYAEDDIRPAVASIREGLPGDFDETTVGNVRARVRMTYCYEAANAHDYLVLGADNRSEYELGYVTKYGDGAVDVAPFGDLYKTELYEFAEFLDLPEKFVDKQPTAELWEGQTDEGELGASYETIDAVLRRYLDHGLTVSEIVADTGIDRGLVERFVSLHESTEHKRRRPPTPGL; encoded by the coding sequence ATGGATTACGCGCGAGTCGAAGCCCGCATCCACGAGTTCCTCCGCGAGCGACTGGACGCCGCGGACGCGGACGGCTACGTGCTCGGCGTCAGCGGCGGCCTTGACTCCGCGCTCGGCGCGCGGGTCGCCGCGGACGCCGTCGGCCCCGAGAACGTCCTCGGCCTCGTTCTGCCGGGTGCGCCGAGTTCCGAGGCGAACATGCGTGACGCCCGCGAGCTCTGCGAGTCGCGCTCCATTCCATACGCGGAGGACGACATCCGGCCGGCGGTCGCGTCCATCCGCGAGGGCCTCCCCGGCGACTTCGACGAGACGACGGTCGGGAACGTCCGCGCCCGCGTCCGCATGACGTACTGCTACGAGGCCGCGAACGCCCACGACTATCTCGTGCTCGGCGCGGACAACCGCTCCGAGTACGAACTCGGGTACGTCACGAAGTACGGCGACGGCGCGGTCGACGTGGCTCCCTTCGGCGACCTCTACAAGACCGAACTGTACGAGTTCGCCGAGTTCCTCGACCTCCCCGAGAAATTCGTGGACAAACAGCCGACCGCGGAGCTCTGGGAGGGCCAGACCGACGAAGGGGAACTCGGCGCGTCCTACGAGACCATCGACGCCGTGCTCCGCCGATATCTCGACCACGGACTCACTGTGTCGGAAATCGTCGCCGACACGGGTATCGACCGCGGTCTCGTGGAGCGCTTCGTCTCCCTCCACGAGTCCACCGAACACAAGCGCCGGCGGCCGCCGACGCCCGGCCTCTAG
- the mutS gene encoding DNA mismatch repair protein MutS has product MTEALGAPEKMAERREELTPMLSQYLDLCERYDDALVLFQVGDFYETFCEAAEEAARVLEITLTAREDSTGTYPMAGIPIDNAEPYIETLLESGYRVAVADQVEDADATNSLVDRAVTRIVTPGTVTEDELLGGDENNFVAALTGGESYGLAFLDVSTGDFVATSAESRQQIRDELGRFAPAEAVVEPGVDAELFGADCMVTRFREDAFDADRAREKLDTYFGAPERRLAGDSEIRACGALLAYAEYTRAGQQDTLEYLNHLTRYDPRDYMVLDAVALRSLELFEPRSVHGREGTTLVDVLDETSCALGRRKLTDWLRRPLVDTDRIDARLDGVAELRGDLRTREELAEALRDVYDIERLISRVSRGRANARDLRSLKTTLDVIPDLRELLADADSGKLRDLRARLQDLSDVREEIGSAVVDDPPQELTEGGVIRDGYDETLDGLRETEREGKQWIRDLEAAEKERTGVESLKVGHNNVHGYYIEVTKANTEHVPKNYERRQTLKNSERYVTPELKQREDEIVRAEGRADDREYELFVEVRESVAAEAERVQDVAAAVAELDALCSLATVAAEYDYSRPEMRAAGAPVDIEGGRHPVVERTEDGFVPNGVHLGGDERIAVITGPNMSGKSTYMRQVALICVLAQVGSFVPAESAELGVLNRIFTRVGASDDIAGGRSTFMVEMTELADILRDADDGSLVLLDEVGRGTSTADGLAIARAITEYVHDETDAKTLFATHHHELTDLADDLGEAVNLHFPATQEGEDVAFRHDVAYGAATASYGIEVAKAAGVPEDVVRRARELVERERERNAVEGAQEADGGSAPSDIEDALRDVDLAQTTPLEAMTVLQELKQRL; this is encoded by the coding sequence ATGACTGAGGCGCTCGGCGCTCCCGAGAAGATGGCGGAGCGCCGCGAGGAACTGACGCCGATGCTCTCTCAGTACCTCGACCTCTGCGAGCGCTACGACGACGCGCTCGTCCTCTTCCAGGTCGGGGACTTCTACGAGACGTTCTGCGAGGCCGCGGAGGAGGCCGCTCGCGTCCTCGAAATCACGCTCACCGCCCGCGAGGACTCCACGGGCACCTATCCGATGGCGGGCATCCCCATCGACAACGCGGAACCCTACATCGAGACACTCCTGGAGTCCGGCTATCGCGTGGCGGTCGCCGACCAGGTGGAGGACGCGGACGCGACGAACAGCCTGGTCGACCGCGCCGTCACCCGCATCGTCACCCCCGGAACCGTCACCGAGGACGAACTCCTCGGCGGGGACGAGAACAACTTCGTCGCCGCGCTCACCGGAGGGGAATCCTACGGGCTCGCCTTCCTCGACGTGTCCACGGGCGACTTCGTCGCGACGAGCGCTGAGTCCCGCCAGCAGATCCGGGACGAACTCGGGCGGTTTGCGCCCGCGGAGGCCGTGGTGGAGCCGGGCGTGGACGCCGAGTTGTTCGGCGCGGACTGCATGGTGACGCGGTTCCGCGAGGACGCGTTCGACGCCGACCGCGCGCGCGAGAAGCTCGATACGTACTTCGGCGCGCCCGAGCGACGGCTCGCGGGCGACAGCGAGATTCGGGCGTGCGGCGCGCTCCTCGCGTACGCGGAGTACACGCGCGCCGGCCAACAGGACACCCTGGAGTACCTGAACCACCTGACGCGCTACGACCCCCGCGACTACATGGTCTTGGACGCGGTCGCGCTGCGGAGCCTCGAACTGTTCGAACCGCGGAGCGTGCACGGCCGCGAGGGCACGACGCTGGTGGACGTGCTGGACGAGACCTCCTGTGCGCTCGGCCGGCGGAAACTCACTGACTGGCTCCGCCGCCCGCTCGTCGATACGGACAGAATCGACGCCCGGTTGGACGGCGTGGCGGAGCTCCGCGGCGACCTCCGGACGCGCGAGGAACTCGCGGAGGCCCTGCGGGACGTGTACGACATCGAACGCCTGATTTCGCGGGTGTCACGGGGGCGCGCGAACGCCCGCGACCTCCGCTCGCTGAAGACGACGCTCGACGTGATTCCGGATCTCCGCGAGTTGCTCGCGGACGCCGACTCCGGGAAGCTCCGCGACCTCCGCGCGCGCCTCCAAGACCTCTCGGACGTGCGCGAGGAAATCGGGAGCGCCGTCGTGGACGACCCGCCCCAGGAACTCACGGAGGGCGGCGTCATCCGGGACGGCTACGACGAGACGCTGGACGGCCTCCGTGAGACGGAGCGCGAGGGCAAGCAGTGGATTCGAGACCTCGAAGCCGCGGAGAAAGAGCGGACGGGCGTGGAGTCGCTGAAGGTCGGGCACAATAACGTGCACGGCTACTACATCGAGGTGACGAAGGCGAACACCGAGCACGTCCCGAAGAACTACGAGCGCCGCCAGACCCTGAAGAACTCCGAGCGGTACGTGACGCCCGAACTCAAGCAGCGAGAGGACGAGATCGTGCGCGCCGAGGGACGGGCGGACGACCGCGAGTACGAACTGTTCGTCGAAGTCCGGGAGTCCGTCGCGGCCGAGGCGGAGCGCGTGCAGGACGTGGCGGCGGCGGTCGCGGAACTCGACGCGCTCTGTTCGCTCGCGACCGTCGCGGCGGAGTACGACTACTCGCGCCCCGAGATGCGGGCGGCGGGCGCGCCCGTCGACATCGAGGGCGGCCGGCACCCGGTCGTGGAGCGCACCGAGGACGGGTTCGTGCCGAACGGCGTCCACCTCGGCGGCGACGAGCGCATCGCCGTTATCACCGGCCCGAACATGAGCGGGAAGTCCACGTACATGCGGCAGGTCGCCCTAATCTGCGTGCTCGCGCAGGTCGGGAGTTTCGTTCCCGCGGAGTCCGCGGAGCTCGGCGTGCTGAACCGGATCTTCACGCGGGTGGGCGCGAGCGACGACATCGCGGGCGGCCGCTCGACGTTCATGGTGGAGATGACGGAGCTCGCGGACATCCTCCGGGACGCCGACGACGGGTCGCTCGTCCTCCTCGACGAAGTCGGGCGGGGGACGAGCACGGCTGACGGCCTCGCCATCGCGCGCGCCATCACCGAGTACGTGCACGACGAGACCGACGCGAAGACGCTGTTCGCGACCCACCACCACGAACTCACCGACCTCGCGGACGACCTCGGGGAGGCGGTGAACCTCCACTTCCCCGCGACGCAGGAGGGCGAAGATGTGGCGTTCCGACACGACGTGGCGTACGGCGCGGCGACCGCCTCCTACGGCATCGAGGTGGCGAAGGCCGCGGGCGTCCCCGAGGACGTGGTGCGGCGGGCGCGCGAACTCGTCGAGCGCGAACGCGAGCGGAACGCGGTCGAGGGCGCGCAGGAGGCCGACGGCGGGAGCGCGCCGAGCGACATCGAGGACGCGCTCCGGGACGTGGACTTGGCGCAGACGACGCCGCTCGAAGCGATGACCGTCCTGCAGGAACTCAAGCAGCGGCTCTAG
- the nucS gene encoding endonuclease NucS yields MTDAAFLADPTPAAAADALRDADDRAVALYGACELAYDGRATSTLPTGRRHVLRKPDGTLLAHAATGHQPVNWLAPGAALSVSVENDELHLRGERDGETLDCRFTHVSHVSLLPLDDADAEVSGTEDDLRERVLADPDLISEGFRPLATERDTAAGSVDVYGEDADGTRVVVELKRRRVGPDAASQLDRYVDALRSDLHADADVRGVLVAPSVTDRARNLLAEAGHDFVPLTP; encoded by the coding sequence ATGACCGACGCGGCGTTCCTCGCCGACCCGACGCCCGCAGCGGCCGCCGACGCCCTCCGGGACGCGGACGACCGCGCCGTCGCGCTGTACGGCGCGTGCGAACTCGCCTACGACGGCCGCGCCACGAGCACGCTCCCGACCGGCCGCCGGCACGTCCTCCGCAAGCCGGACGGCACCCTGCTCGCGCACGCCGCCACCGGCCATCAGCCCGTGAACTGGCTCGCGCCCGGCGCGGCCCTCTCCGTCTCCGTCGAAAACGACGAACTCCACCTGCGCGGCGAGCGCGACGGCGAAACGCTCGACTGCAGATTCACCCACGTTTCTCACGTCTCGCTCCTCCCGCTGGACGACGCGGACGCCGAAGTCTCCGGCACCGAGGACGACCTCCGCGAACGCGTGCTCGCCGACCCCGACCTGATTTCCGAGGGCTTCCGCCCGCTCGCGACCGAACGCGACACCGCCGCCGGCTCCGTCGACGTCTACGGCGAAGACGCGGACGGCACTCGCGTGGTCGTGGAACTGAAGCGCCGCCGGGTCGGCCCCGACGCCGCCAGCCAACTCGACCGGTACGTCGACGCACTCCGCAGCGACCTCCACGCCGACGCGGACGTCCGCGGCGTGCTCGTCGCGCCCTCCGTCACCGACCGCGCCCGCAACCTCCTCGCGGAGGCCGGTCACGACTTCGTTCCGCTCACCCCCTAG
- a CDS encoding alpha/beta fold hydrolase, which translates to MSRDGAPLYTHRAETVSTDRGTGDAVVFAHGTLMDRTMFAPQLDAFAGDYRTVAFDLRARTDRYADDYDLDDLVADTERFLDAKDIGSCVLAGMSMGGFMGLKFALEHPDRLDGLVLIDSMAKPHPPEDRERHRQTVDALEGLSTVPAEAARPVTHELFGETTREERTGLVDDWVARWTTYPGDAVTGEVYSWLGRDDLRERVSDIDVPVLAVHGEEDATLDIEDARESYRGIPDLTFEPIPEAGHSSNCEHPDAVNAALGDFLDRVY; encoded by the coding sequence ATGTCACGTGATGGCGCACCACTGTACACGCATCGGGCGGAAACCGTCTCGACCGACCGCGGAACCGGGGACGCCGTCGTGTTCGCGCATGGAACCCTGATGGACCGCACGATGTTCGCACCCCAACTGGACGCGTTCGCGGGCGACTACCGGACTGTCGCGTTCGACCTCCGCGCGCGAACCGACCGGTACGCGGACGACTACGACCTCGACGACCTCGTCGCCGACACCGAACGCTTCCTGGACGCGAAGGATATCGGCTCCTGCGTCCTCGCCGGCATGTCCATGGGCGGGTTCATGGGGTTGAAATTCGCGCTCGAACACCCCGACCGCCTCGACGGGCTCGTTCTCATCGACTCGATGGCGAAACCGCACCCGCCCGAAGACCGCGAACGCCACCGTCAGACCGTGGACGCGCTCGAAGGACTCTCCACGGTTCCGGCGGAAGCCGCGCGCCCCGTCACGCACGAACTGTTCGGGGAGACGACGCGCGAGGAACGCACCGGCCTCGTGGACGACTGGGTGGCGCGCTGGACGACGTACCCCGGGGACGCCGTCACGGGCGAAGTGTACTCGTGGCTCGGCCGCGACGACCTCCGCGAACGCGTCAGCGACATCGATGTCCCCGTGCTCGCGGTGCACGGCGAGGAGGACGCCACCCTCGACATCGAGGACGCCCGCGAGTCCTATCGGGGAATCCCCGACCTGACGTTCGAACCCATCCCTGAAGCTGGGCATTCCTCGAACTGCGAGCACCCCGACGCGGTGAACGCCGCGCTCGGCGACTTCCTCGACCGCGTCTACTGA
- a CDS encoding AIR synthase family protein, which produces MNHGKASREFFDAHVAPNLGADRDDVLLGPTHGADFGVVDLGDRVLALASDPLFVLSDLGVRDAAWFAFHIAVSDVALSGLPPTHLALDWNLPVDADPGFVGEVFSVFDAEARDLGTSIVTGHTGAYEGCSFPTVGGATALALGDRDSLVRPTGATPGDRVVVTKGPAVETVGVIASVFGDKLDLPAETVDAARDRLRDASPVRDALTAAATGEVTAMHDATERGLANGLHELAAASGVGVDIERANVPTSPGVREVCEFLGIEPWTASSSGTVVLAARDSAPVVDALADEGIPAADVGRVTESGVHADSSPLPEPEADPFWPAYADLRDA; this is translated from the coding sequence ATGAACCACGGGAAGGCGAGCCGCGAGTTCTTCGACGCGCACGTCGCGCCGAACCTCGGCGCGGACCGCGACGACGTGCTACTCGGCCCGACGCACGGCGCCGACTTCGGCGTCGTCGACCTCGGTGACCGCGTGCTCGCGCTCGCGAGCGACCCCCTGTTCGTGCTCTCCGACCTCGGCGTGCGGGACGCGGCGTGGTTCGCGTTCCACATCGCCGTCTCCGACGTGGCACTCTCCGGCCTCCCGCCCACTCACCTCGCGCTCGACTGGAACCTTCCAGTGGACGCCGACCCCGGTTTCGTCGGCGAGGTGTTCTCCGTGTTCGACGCGGAGGCCCGCGACCTCGGAACGAGCATCGTCACCGGTCACACCGGCGCGTACGAGGGCTGTTCGTTTCCGACGGTCGGCGGCGCGACGGCGCTCGCGCTCGGCGACCGCGACAGCCTCGTCCGCCCGACGGGCGCGACCCCCGGCGACCGCGTCGTCGTCACCAAGGGGCCCGCTGTCGAGACTGTCGGCGTCATCGCGAGCGTGTTCGGGGACAAACTCGACCTCCCGGCCGAGACCGTCGACGCTGCACGCGACCGACTCCGGGACGCCTCGCCCGTTCGGGACGCGCTGACGGCGGCGGCGACGGGCGAGGTGACGGCGATGCACGACGCGACGGAGCGCGGCCTCGCAAACGGTCTGCACGAACTCGCGGCCGCGAGCGGTGTCGGCGTCGACATCGAACGCGCGAACGTCCCGACCTCGCCAGGTGTGCGCGAGGTCTGCGAGTTCCTGGGTATCGAACCGTGGACGGCGTCGAGTTCAGGCACGGTCGTGCTCGCGGCACGCGACAGCGCTCCCGTCGTGGATGCGCTCGCCGACGAGGGAATCCCCGCAGCCGACGTGGGGCGCGTGACCGAGTCGGGCGTCCACGCGGACAGCAGTCCGCTTCCCGAGCCCGAGGCGGACCCGTTCTGGCCGGCGTACGCCGACCTCCGGGATGCGTGA
- a CDS encoding NAD(P)/FAD-dependent oxidoreductase, producing MPHVVVIGAYGSAGVAAAETLADSGFEVTLVDDGDPGGGLCILRGCMPSKELLSAAEHAHQARHDHRIEGADALSVDLADTVETKNDRVLGFAEHRRNAVHDLAERENVTFVHDTARIVGEHEVEVGGDTVEADYVVVATGSNLNVPAVPGIEDVDWMGSRDVLDATAFPDSGVVMGFGYVGIELVPYLTEVAGMDITVIEHDVRPLDRADDRIGDELLKMYREEFDVTVETGVMETAVEERDHGVRLFLDDGSHVDADQLFCFTGREPAVDGVGLESVNVDATGEWVADTMQSRDAPWVFAAGDVLGERMILHMAKEEGRLAGENVLRHHAGEPLASYDPIPHYVMFAGAGVYPYASVGYTVEEAESRGHEDVVTVSREASSDGIFTSKQVPWGWAKLVVAADGTVLGYHGLHHHADVMAKTLQVVVENESDVRDLPDRAYHPTTPEILDGLFRDAKSQL from the coding sequence ATGCCCCACGTAGTCGTCATCGGTGCGTACGGGAGCGCCGGCGTCGCGGCGGCGGAGACGCTCGCGGACTCCGGCTTCGAGGTGACACTGGTCGACGACGGCGACCCCGGCGGCGGCCTCTGCATCCTCCGCGGGTGTATGCCGTCGAAGGAACTGCTCTCCGCCGCGGAGCACGCGCATCAGGCGCGCCACGACCACCGCATCGAGGGCGCGGACGCGCTCTCGGTCGATCTCGCGGACACCGTCGAGACGAAGAACGACCGCGTGCTCGGGTTCGCGGAGCACCGCCGGAACGCCGTGCACGACCTCGCTGAGCGCGAGAACGTCACGTTCGTCCACGACACCGCGCGAATCGTCGGCGAGCACGAGGTCGAAGTCGGCGGCGACACAGTCGAGGCGGACTACGTCGTCGTCGCCACCGGTTCGAACCTGAACGTCCCCGCCGTCCCCGGTATCGAGGACGTGGACTGGATGGGGAGCCGGGACGTGCTCGACGCGACCGCGTTCCCGGACTCCGGAGTGGTGATGGGGTTCGGGTACGTCGGTATCGAACTCGTCCCCTATCTCACCGAGGTCGCGGGAATGGACATCACGGTCATCGAGCACGACGTGCGACCGCTCGACCGCGCGGACGACCGAATCGGCGACGAACTCCTCAAGATGTACAGAGAAGAGTTCGACGTGACGGTGGAGACGGGCGTGATGGAGACCGCGGTTGAGGAGCGCGACCACGGCGTGCGGTTGTTTCTCGACGACGGCAGTCACGTAGACGCCGACCAGTTGTTCTGCTTCACGGGCCGTGAACCCGCGGTGGACGGCGTCGGCCTGGAGAGCGTGAACGTCGATGCGACGGGCGAGTGGGTGGCGGACACGATGCAGTCGCGGGACGCGCCGTGGGTGTTCGCGGCCGGGGACGTGCTCGGCGAGCGCATGATACTCCATATGGCGAAAGAAGAGGGGCGCCTCGCCGGCGAGAACGTTTTGCGGCATCACGCGGGCGAGCCGCTTGCGTCGTACGACCCGATTCCGCACTACGTGATGTTCGCGGGCGCGGGCGTCTACCCGTACGCGTCCGTCGGATACACCGTCGAGGAGGCCGAATCCCGGGGACACGAGGACGTGGTGACCGTCTCGCGGGAGGCGAGCAGCGACGGCATCTTCACGTCGAAACAGGTGCCGTGGGGGTGGGCGAAGCTCGTCGTCGCCGCGGATGGAACCGTGCTCGGCTATCACGGCCTCCACCACCACGCGGACGTGATGGCGAAGACGCTCCAGGTCGTCGTGGAGAACGAGAGTGACGTGCGCGACCTCCCCGATCGCGCGTACCACCCGACGACGCCCGAAATTCTGGACGGGCTGTTCCGGGACGCGAAGTCACAGCTGTAG
- a CDS encoding molybdopterin-synthase adenylyltransferase MoeB, translated as MSALDLDPTQLDRYSRHIIMDDVGPEGQQQLLDANVLVVGAGGLGAPVIQYLAAAGVGHLAIADDDAVERSNLQRQVIHADSDIGTPKVESARDYVASLNPDISVETHHTRLDTENAHDLVADRDFVVDCSDNFATRYLVNDACKLEGVPFSHGAIYRFEGQIVTFGTTEHSPCYRCLFPEAPPEGMIPDCATAGVLGVLPGTVGCIQATEAVKSLLDHGDLLDGRLLFYDAADTTFDELEFEKDPDCPVCGDDPEIESVREVEYADGCRV; from the coding sequence ATGAGCGCCCTCGATCTCGACCCGACCCAACTCGACCGGTACTCACGCCACATCATCATGGACGACGTGGGTCCCGAGGGACAGCAACAGCTCCTCGACGCGAACGTCCTCGTGGTCGGCGCGGGCGGCCTGGGCGCGCCCGTGATCCAGTACCTCGCCGCCGCCGGCGTCGGCCACCTCGCCATCGCGGACGACGACGCCGTCGAGCGCTCGAACCTCCAGCGCCAAGTGATTCACGCGGACAGCGACATCGGCACGCCGAAGGTCGAGAGCGCCCGCGACTACGTCGCCTCACTGAACCCCGACATCTCGGTCGAAACCCATCACACGCGGCTCGACACGGAGAACGCTCACGACCTCGTCGCCGACAGGGATTTCGTGGTCGACTGCTCGGACAACTTCGCTACCAGATACCTCGTGAACGACGCCTGCAAACTCGAAGGCGTCCCGTTCAGCCACGGCGCTATCTACCGCTTCGAGGGGCAGATCGTCACGTTCGGCACGACCGAGCACTCACCCTGCTATCGCTGTCTGTTCCCCGAAGCTCCACCCGAGGGAATGATACCGGACTGCGCGACCGCGGGCGTCCTGGGCGTTCTCCCCGGAACCGTCGGGTGCATTCAGGCCACGGAAGCCGTCAAGAGCCTGCTCGACCACGGCGATCTCCTCGACGGCCGTCTCCTCTTCTACGACGCCGCCGACACCACCTTCGATGAGCTCGAGTTCGAGAAAGACCCCGACTGTCCCGTCTGCGGCGACGACCCCGAAATCGAGAGCGTGCGCGAAGTCGAGTACGCCGACGGCTGCAGGGTTTAA
- a CDS encoding PLP-dependent cysteine synthase family protein translates to MSAESAVGDTPLVALDLDVTPTVYGKAEWLNFHDQPYGGGSVKSRIAVSMLDAAESRGEIGDRTILEPSSGNTGLALARVGGNRGYDVEIVSYEGTSRTKLDAIREAGGTVHLADTYEGMLDEADRLLDADGYYRPDQYANPANPRAHETGTGPELRAQTDGEVTHFVAGVGSGGTVTGVGRALAPDGVEIIGYEPRKPYHAIDGLKYVRGRRFETPAVYDESVLDDRLDVSTRAAYAHAHRLRGRYADQSLDIRDTGQYDDSLVRERLRVDGDFLVGASAGGAVAAVHELDRRGRFTPADTVVVPLPDRGDRYRTLPPWGRLCHR, encoded by the coding sequence ATGAGCGCGGAGTCCGCGGTCGGCGACACGCCGCTCGTCGCCCTCGACCTCGACGTCACGCCCACCGTGTACGGGAAGGCCGAGTGGCTGAACTTCCACGACCAGCCCTACGGCGGCGGGAGCGTGAAGTCCCGCATCGCCGTGTCGATGCTCGACGCCGCCGAGTCCCGGGGCGAAATCGGCGACCGGACGATTCTCGAACCATCTAGTGGAAACACCGGCCTCGCGCTCGCCCGCGTCGGCGGCAACCGGGGGTACGACGTGGAAATCGTGAGCTACGAGGGGACGAGCCGAACCAAACTCGACGCCATCCGGGAGGCGGGCGGCACCGTCCACCTCGCGGACACCTACGAGGGGATGCTCGACGAGGCTGACCGGCTGCTCGACGCTGATGGCTACTATCGACCCGACCAGTACGCGAACCCCGCGAACCCCCGCGCGCACGAGACCGGCACCGGCCCCGAACTCCGCGCGCAGACCGACGGCGAGGTGACGCACTTCGTCGCCGGCGTCGGGTCGGGTGGCACCGTCACCGGCGTCGGCCGCGCGCTCGCGCCCGACGGCGTCGAAATCATCGGGTACGAACCCCGGAAACCCTACCACGCTATCGACGGCCTGAAATACGTGCGCGGACGCCGGTTCGAGACGCCCGCCGTCTACGACGAGTCCGTGCTCGACGACCGACTCGACGTCTCCACGCGCGCGGCGTACGCGCACGCCCACCGCCTCCGCGGCCGCTACGCCGACCAATCCCTCGACATCCGCGACACCGGCCAGTACGACGACTCCCTGGTGCGCGAGCGCCTCCGCGTGGACGGCGACTTCCTCGTCGGCGCGTCCGCCGGCGGAGCCGTCGCCGCCGTCCACGAACTCGACCGCCGCGGGCGCTTCACGCCGGCCGACACCGTCGTCGTCCCCCTCCCCGACCGCGGCGACCGCTACCGGACGCTTCCGCCCTGGGGGCGGCTCTGCCACCGATAG